The following coding sequences are from one Pseudonocardia sp. EC080619-01 window:
- a CDS encoding MCE family protein, with protein MITKTVRWQLIALAIVTIVGVGYAGFRYAGLDRIFGATTYPVTVQMADSGGIFTGADVTYRGVSVGRVGPLSLSQSGVDVQLDIANGSPEIPADTRAVVGNLSPIGEQYVDLQPVADGGETLAAGAVIPQERTQAPVGINTFLTELDGLVSTVPKDSLRTVVSELGQGFEGTAQPLQQLLDTSGQFTRTATEALPQTTALIRDARPVLTTQNEVAPQFQEFSRGLREVAEQLKQSDPDIRRIIDDGPRAGDQLSGLIRESGPGLGESVANLRTVSELLEPRQAGLRQLLVTYPGLVAVAPNVVPGDGTAHLGLVVNFFDPPACARGYEGTDTRGGLDVSEVPVNSDARCAEPPGSPTNVRGMQNVERPQPLEVQDYSGNSGFSGNGGDPGAGGTDGGPGTRPNAGSLGDDRPERIASSGLVDDAAQILMGG; from the coding sequence GTGATCACGAAGACCGTCCGCTGGCAGCTGATCGCGCTGGCGATCGTGACGATCGTCGGTGTCGGCTACGCCGGGTTCCGCTACGCGGGCCTGGACCGGATCTTCGGGGCGACGACGTACCCGGTGACCGTGCAGATGGCCGACTCCGGCGGGATCTTCACCGGCGCCGACGTCACCTACCGCGGCGTCAGCGTCGGCAGGGTCGGCCCGCTGTCGCTGTCCCAGTCCGGCGTCGACGTCCAGCTGGACATCGCCAACGGGTCGCCGGAGATCCCGGCCGACACCCGCGCCGTCGTCGGGAACCTGTCGCCGATCGGTGAGCAGTACGTCGACCTGCAGCCCGTCGCCGACGGCGGCGAGACCCTCGCCGCCGGTGCCGTGATCCCGCAGGAGCGCACCCAGGCCCCGGTCGGGATCAACACCTTCCTGACCGAGCTCGACGGGCTCGTCTCGACGGTGCCGAAGGACTCGCTGCGCACCGTGGTGTCGGAGCTGGGCCAGGGCTTCGAGGGCACCGCGCAGCCGCTGCAGCAGCTGCTCGACACGTCCGGGCAGTTCACCCGGACCGCGACCGAGGCGCTGCCGCAGACAACGGCGCTGATCCGCGACGCGCGTCCGGTCCTGACCACCCAGAACGAGGTCGCACCGCAGTTCCAGGAGTTCAGCCGGGGGCTGCGCGAGGTCGCCGAGCAGCTGAAGCAGTCCGACCCGGACATCCGGCGGATCATCGACGACGGCCCCCGGGCCGGCGACCAGCTGAGCGGGCTGATCCGCGAGAGCGGCCCGGGTCTCGGCGAGTCGGTCGCGAACCTGCGCACCGTCAGCGAGCTGCTGGAGCCACGCCAGGCGGGGCTGCGCCAGCTGCTGGTGACCTACCCCGGACTGGTCGCCGTGGCGCCGAACGTGGTGCCCGGCGACGGGACGGCCCACCTCGGCCTGGTGGTCAACTTCTTCGACCCGCCGGCCTGCGCCCGCGGGTACGAGGGCACGGACACCCGGGGTGGCCTGGACGTCAGCGAGGTCCCGGTGAACTCCGACGCCCGCTGCGCCGAGCCCCCCGGCAGCCCCACCAACGTGCGCGGTATGCAGAATGTCGAGAGGCCCCAGCCTCTCGAGGTGCAGGACTACTCGGGCAACTCCGGGTTCTCCGGGAACGGTGGAGACCCCGGCGCCGGTGGGACCGACGGCGGGCCCGGGACGCGGCCCAACGCCGGTTCGCTCGGCGACGACCGTCCCGAGCGGATCGCTTCGTCTGGCCTGGTCGACGACGCCGCCCAGATCCTGATGGGCGGATGA